A genomic window from Nicotiana sylvestris chromosome 11, ASM39365v2, whole genome shotgun sequence includes:
- the LOC138881778 gene encoding uncharacterized protein produces the protein MAIDQNVEELLIMGDSDLIIRQARGEWDTRDVKLIPYKKHVEDLSKRFKLIEFRYIPRCHNELAIALATLASMLPYPGNTHINPLEIQIRDRHGYCNTIKAAPNTQPWYHDIKKFLKTQEYPEQASGDQKRTIRRHASGLFLSGDVLYKRTPDLNLLRCVDAEEAGRIMHEVQSKATVQEAGVTKMEKEMCKR, from the exons atggcaatcgaccaaaaTGTCGAAGAGTTGTTGATCATGGGAGACTCAgatctgattatccggcaagcccgaGGAGAATGGGATACCCGAGATGTTAAGCTTATCCCTTACAAGAAGCATGTGGAAGACCTCAGCAAGCGATTCAAGttaatagagttcaggtacattcctcgttgTCACAACGAATTAGCCAtcgcacttgctactttggcctcgatgctgccgTATCCAGGCAATACTCACATAAATCCCTTGGAAATTCAAATCCGGGATAGGCATGGTTATTGTAATACAATTAAAGCAGCACCAAATACCCAAccatggtaccatgacatcaaaaaGTTTCTGAAAactcaagaataccccgagcaagccagtggagaccaaaagagaaccattagacggcacGCGAGTGGTTTATTTTTGAGTGGGGATgtcttgtacaagagaactccggacctcaatttgttaagatgtgttgacgcagaagaggctggaagaatcatgcatgag gtgcaatccaaagcaacagtgcaagaagcaggtgtaaccaaaatggaaaaagaaatgtGCAAGCGCTAG